The genomic interval GCTCCATATTGCTATTCAGTCTATACAGGGCTCCATTTTATACAACAATTATAAAACAGATTATCAGGATCTTGCACTATCTGCAAGCTTCATTCCATGGCATTTTACGATTGTAGGAAAAAATGATAATACGATAGATCTTATCAATGACTCCCTTCTAACAAAAGCTGAATTTGTGGACAGACTTACTTCAAGTGATGAAGTAAACCTTGATCACTTATTCGCAGAAAATCCCGCAGCCGCAACACTATACAGATGGTCACCATTCGTCGTAGTAGTGGATGATGACAATAGAATTGGCATTTATGATCCACGCTTTTACCGAAACGGAGAATCCTTTTTGGGAGAATATTTAGATAAATAGGGAATCATGGGGACGGTTCTTCCGCTTCCCTCCTGATAGGGGGAAGCAGGAGAACCGTCCCTCTGCTTACTCTAAAGCTTTTTGAATGACTTTGGGAGACATTCCGAATATCCTGGCTGTTTGGCGTTTGGATAGTCCTTTTAACTGGTGATTTATTTGACGGATGATTTCGTTTCTTGTTTCTCTAGGTAGCTTTCTTACATTGGGGATTTCGATTGGGGAAATTATCTTCTTAATTTCGAGTACTGCTTGTTCATCGGTTAATCTAATTCTTTCTCCTGTTTTATCTTCTAAACAGACATCGTAGTGTTTAGCTTCATTAAATGCTTTAAAGCTTCCTTTTGATTCGCCATGTTCATTTGAGAACATTTTCATTATTTCCGTGTTATCTAGCAGCGTAGAGGAATTTTCTTTTTTTCCATAATAAGCACTACAACTGCTCCATTCCCATTTATCTGGGTAAGTAACCAGCCCTGCTTGAACAGGATTTTGATGTATATACCTTATTACTGTTAACAAATATCTTGTTGATTCCACACACTCGCTTCTAAATCGATCTTGGAATAAAGGACCATTCGTTTTATACTTTTGATTGAAGTAATAAACATAGCTAACACCAATTCTTTTCATAGTATCAGAAATATCTTCATTTCCCTCTTTTATTACAAGATGGACATGATTGTCCATTAAACACCAAGCATAAATGCTTATTTCTGACCTTTGTTTATATTTTTTTAAGATAGCAAGAAAGTTCATTCTATCTGTATCTGCTTCCTCATGAAAGATGAGTTGCTTGTTTGCTCCTCTTAAAATAATATGATAGGTTTTGGTTGAGCTTTTTTCCCTTGCCTTTCTCGGCATAAATTATCACCACTTTCTTTTAAAAAATTATTAGTTAAAAGGACAGACGGGTTACTAATGAATAAGGTGTTAATGGAAGAATTTCTTCATATAGCGGGAGTGGGAAAAGACAAACAGATGAGAGAATGGTGCCCTTTCATTATACCGTATTACTATAAGAGCTTTGAAGCTTTAATTTAAGGGAAGCGGAGGGACGGTTCTTGTGATTCCCCTGAAATATATAAATATCCTCCATAAAATAAAAAACAGTAGAAATAGCATATTCGCTTTTCTACTGTTCTTATTTAGAGAAAAGGTCCTCAGTAGAACCGTCCCTCCGTTTCCCTCTACTTCTCTTATTTCACTAGGCTTTCTACTACGTCATCAATAATTTGTGTGTTAGCAATTGGACCTGCATATAGCCAGCTTGTATCTGGGCCATATTCATATATGTTTCCGCTTTTAACGGCTGGGATGTTGGACCATAAGGAATCATTAAGTACTTCTGCTCCTTCTCCATCACTGTTGATTAGGAATAGATGGTCTGCATCTAGTTGCGCCAGTTTTTCTAAGGAAATCGCGGACCAGTTACCTGTTGCTGTAGCGGAAATTTCTTTGACTACTTCTGGTACTTTTAATCCTAAATCGCCATATAGTACAGCACCGCTTGATACATTTTCTCCTACAATAAATAATTGATTGGACACAAGCCAGATTGCTGCTGCTGATTCGTCCTTAATGGATTCTTGAATTTTTCCTTTTGCTTCTTCTGCTTTTTCGTTATAGTCTGCTAATACTTTTTCTGCTTCTTCTTTTTTCCCTACTACTTCTCCAATAGTTTGTAATCTAGTGCGCCAGTCATTATTATTTTCTTTGGCAACTACATAGGTTGGAGCAATTGTTGCATATTGATCATATTTAGCCCCTTCTACTGCCGAAGCCGAAGACATTAATACTAAATCAGGAGCAAAGCTAGATACTGCTTCGTAAGGCAATGTAGAATCAATAGTTGGAATATCTTTTAAATATTCTTGCAGATATTCTTGAACGCCCTTACCTTCTTGAACAGACCATTGGGCTACTGGAGTAACACCTAATGCTATTAAATCATCTTCTAAGTAAGAACCGATAATACTTTTTGGCTCTGCCGGAACTTTCACCTCATTACCAACAGCATCTGTCAGTGTACGTTCTGTTGCTTCTTTAGACTCAGCGTTTTCTTTATTGTTTTCTTCTTTACTATTATTATTTCCACATGCTGCTAGAACAGTGAAAACCAATAGTAAACAAATAAATAATATCGATTTCATTGTACGATTTTTCATTATGTATCCTCCTAATAGGTTATAAATCGATTATAAATGATAACGATTATCACTTTCAATAAAAATATCGATTTTCCTTCTATTTTATAGTAAAATTAATGGAAAAGTTAACTTTATCTTTTATTATTCGACAATTTACATATTATTATTTCTATATTTATCAGAAAGTGGGTTCTTCATGAGTAAAGGCCATTCTTTAGAAAGTGATAAAACTACTATATTTAGACCAAAAGCTGCTAGCTTGGTTTTAATAGTCGGCATCATTTTACTAGTTATTTCTATTTGCTTGTCGATTATTTTAGGTGTAGCAGATATTAATCTCGCCACCGTTATCCAAGGGATTTTTCATTTTG from Niallia sp. FSL W8-0635 carries:
- a CDS encoding transposase, with protein sequence MPRKAREKSSTKTYHIILRGANKQLIFHEEADTDRMNFLAILKKYKQRSEISIYAWCLMDNHVHLVIKEGNEDISDTMKRIGVSYVYYFNQKYKTNGPLFQDRFRSECVESTRYLLTVIRYIHQNPVQAGLVTYPDKWEWSSCSAYYGKKENSSTLLDNTEIMKMFSNEHGESKGSFKAFNEAKHYDVCLEDKTGERIRLTDEQAVLEIKKIISPIEIPNVRKLPRETRNEIIRQINHQLKGLSKRQTARIFGMSPKVIQKALE
- a CDS encoding iron-hydroxamate ABC transporter substrate-binding protein; translation: MKNRTMKSILFICLLLVFTVLAACGNNNSKEENNKENAESKEATERTLTDAVGNEVKVPAEPKSIIGSYLEDDLIALGVTPVAQWSVQEGKGVQEYLQEYLKDIPTIDSTLPYEAVSSFAPDLVLMSSASAVEGAKYDQYATIAPTYVVAKENNNDWRTRLQTIGEVVGKKEEAEKVLADYNEKAEEAKGKIQESIKDESAAAIWLVSNQLFIVGENVSSGAVLYGDLGLKVPEVVKEISATATGNWSAISLEKLAQLDADHLFLINSDGEGAEVLNDSLWSNIPAVKSGNIYEYGPDTSWLYAGPIANTQIIDDVVESLVK